A single region of the Silene latifolia isolate original U9 population chromosome 8, ASM4854445v1, whole genome shotgun sequence genome encodes:
- the LOC141596973 gene encoding uncharacterized protein LOC141596973, protein MDLDPKLYENIVVNDTDIHNVVLSYLVHNCFKDTVESFISCTNISQPVDCLEDIDRRRRIIEFALNGNVLRAIELTEQLAPDLLQKNDDLRFDLLGLHFVELVRSRPSCEAVEFAKKQLRPFSEVTEAQKFMGKIEDHMALLAYNEPEKSPMFRLLGLDYRHEIADKLNRAILAHFNKPHYSSLERLIQQTTVVRQLLNQDSSKDGLPLFSLKDFVKR, encoded by the exons ATGGACTTGGATCCTAAACTATACGAAAACATT GTTGTTAATGACACTGACATCCACAATGTTGTGCTATCGTATCTTGTACATAATTGTTTCAAAGATACTGTGGAGTCCTTCATTAGTTGTACTAATATCAGCCAGCCAGTTGATTGTCTTGAAGATATAGATAGGAGGAGGA GAATTATCGAGTTTGCCTTAAATGGCAACGTGCTCAGAGCTATCGAACTGACAGAACAACTGGCTCCAGACCTGCTTCAGAAAAATGATGATTTGCGCTTTGATCTCTTGGGCTTACACTTTGTTGAGCTCGTTCGCTCTAGACCAAG TTGTGAAGCTGTTGAATTTGCCAAGAAGCAACTGAGGCCATTTAGTGAAGTCACCGAGGCGCAAAAATTTATGGGGAAGATTGAG GATCACATGGCTTTACTTGCTTACAATGAACCAGAGAAATCACCAATGTTTCGACTCCTCGGCCTAGATTATAGACATGAAATTGCAGATAAATTAAATCGAGCTATTTTGG CTCATTTCAATAAGCCACACTACTCATCCTTGGAAAGGCTGATTCAGCAGACTACAGTTGTCAGACAGCTCCTAAATCAGGATAGTAGCAAG GATGGCCTGCCTTTGTTTTCTTTAAAGGATTTTGTCAAGAGGTAG
- the LOC141595375 gene encoding uncharacterized protein LOC141595375 yields the protein MGNQKTLKKVSETLRREGDTSEPLFDVDDLEVLVDEDNEEDSDDLRSLQGPDDEVDDNSPTFNSLTDFKGPIKLVAGLKFASNKILRQALVQHSIEKGYDFYYTHNGNKRVTAKCRFKCNCPWNSKKSKFIGPCKCPKSVKKCLFKLHATKWKDSEEVFQIKTLIERHICGMATYSRKVTSEYLAERFIEFWRTNIDWKLKNFQDHVFKELNVHVIYDKCWLARKRAKLIIYGNGKDQYGRVWDYAAEIRKSKQGSSAFVVCDNIDRPPPIFKRLYICLQACKEGFLKGCRPILGVDGCHLRGPYPGICLVAVGKDGNNNIFPVAWAVVEVENTDSWKWFLELLV from the coding sequence ATGGGAAACCAAAAAACTTTGAAGAAGGTCTCTGAAACTTTGAGAAGGGAAGGGGATACATCAGAGCCTTTATTTGATGTTGATGATTTAGAGGTGTTagttgatgaagataatgaggaGGACTCAGATGATCTCAGGTCTTTACAAGGGCcagatgatgaggttgatgataaTAGTCCAACATTTAACTCATTGACTGATTTCAAAGGTCCAATTAAACTTGTAGCTGGTTTGAAGTTTGCAAGCAACAAGATTCTTAGACAAGCACTGGTTCAACACTCTATTGAGAAAGGCTATGATTTCTATTATACACATAATGGCAATAAGAGAGTGACTGCCAAGTGTAGGTTTAAGTGCAATTGTCCATGGAATAGCAAGAAATCCAAATTCATAGGACCTTGTAAGTGTCCCAAATCTGTGAAGAAGTGCCTATTCAAGTTACATGCTACCAAGTGGAAAGATTCAGAAGAAGTTTTCCAAATTAAGACTCTAATTGAAAGACACATTTGTGGAATGGCTACATACAGTAGGAAGGTAACTTCTGAATATTTAGCTGAAAGGTTTATTGAATTTTGGAGAACTAACATTGATTGGAAACTGAAAAATTTTCAAGACCATGTGTTTAAAGAGTTAAATGTACATGTTATTTATGACAAgtgttggcttgctagaaaaaGAGCCAAGTTGATTATTTATGGCAATGGTAAGGATCAGTATGGGAGGGTGTGGGATTATGCTGCAGAAATTAGGAAGTCTAAACAGGGGTCTAGTGCATTTGTTGTGTGTGACAACATTGACAGGCCACCTCCAATTTTCAAGAGGCTATATATTTGTTTACAAGCTTGTAAAGAGGGATTTCTGAAGGGGTGTAGGCCTATCTTAGGGGTTGATGGCTGTCACTTGAGGGGTCCTTACCCTGGTATTTGTTTGGTTGCTGTTGGGAAGGATGGGAATAACAATATATTCCCTGTTGCCTGGGCAGTAGTAGAAGTGGAGAACACAGATAGTTGGAAGTGGTTCTTGGAGTTGTTGGTGTGA
- the LOC141595376 gene encoding uncharacterized protein LOC141595376 has product MSDRQKGLVDALKFVVPKAEIRFCARHIWANFKLTWSGQVYKEAFWTAARALTQADFDKAMEGMKFLSKEAYAYLRAIPAQHWSMHAFGKQAKSNMLLNNICESFNAVIREARDKPILTHMEWMRRYVMKRMYEKREGVKKYNEEYMPYVDKSLKWAIDESRFCKFIGSSLNVYEVDFHGEQVVVNIEARTCDCNHWQLTGGTVAAYVDEVYSKAKYVLAYEPVVAPIPGQKLWEKTGLPEPLPPAERVMPGRPKSKKRRKEPGEDDGKGSLATTKELARTPQWPPTPKSKGGRPQKSTAWAKEARQIAEKRKATKEGYLRCTGSTSNIQHSAVTTDGQANGTQQSVVRDHELFN; this is encoded by the exons ATGTCTGACAGACAAAAAGGATTAGTAGATGCTTTGAAGTTTGTGGTCCCAAAGGCAGAGATTAGGTTCTGTGCAAGACATATATGGGCTAACTTCAAGCTAACATGGAGTGGACAAGTATACAAGGAGGCATTCTGGACAGCAGCAAGGGCATTGACACAG GCTGACTTTGACAAAGCAATGGAAGGTATGAAGTTCCTATCCAAAGAAGCTTATGCATATTTGAGAGCAATTCCTGCCCAACACTGGTCCATGCATGCTTTTGGGAAACAAGCCAAGTCCAACATGCTCTTGAACAACATTTGTGAGTCTTTTAATGCTGTGATCAGAGAAGCAAGGGACAAGCCAATACTTACTCATATGGAATGGATGCGCAGATATGTAATGAAGAGAATGTATGAGAAAAGGGAGGGGGTGAAGAAATATAATGAAGAGTACATGCCTTATGTGGATAAAAGTCTAAAGTGGGCTATCGATGAATCTAGGTTTTGCAAGTTCATAGGTTCCAGTCTCAATGTCTATGAGGTTGACTTTCATGGGGAACAAGTGGTTGTCAACATTGAAGCAAGAACATGTGACTGCAATCACTGGCAGCTTACTGG AGGTACTGTGGCTGCCTATGTGGATGAGGTATATAGTAAGGCCAAATATGTCCTTGCATATGAACCAGTTGTGGCTCCAATTCCTGGGCAGAAATTATGGGAGAAGACAGGACTTCCAGAACCATTACCACCTGCTGAAAGAGTGATGCCAGGAAGGCCTAAATCCAAGAAGAGGAGGAAAGAGCCAGGTGAAGATGATGGTAAAG GGAGCTTGGCCACTACAAAAGAACTTGCAAGAACCCCACAGTGGCCCCCCACACCAAAGAGTAAAGGAGGCAGACCTCAAAAAAGCACTGCTTGGGCTAAGGAGGCAAGACAGATTGCTGAAAAGAGAAAGGCTACAAAAGAAGGCTATTTGAGATGCACTGGCAgcacttcaaacatccaacattCAGCTGTAACAACAGATGGACAAGCAAATGGGACTCAACAGTCAGTGGTTCGAGACCATGAACTGTTTAATTAG
- the LOC141595377 gene encoding uncharacterized protein LOC141595377 — MSSSYCSCEETQKCFCGIPVAIMKSWTPTNPGRRFEACKFYNPNSGFRGCKFFRWYDKPQTEWQRDAINELKLENKHLKCDVQMLTEEVEWLKQERKKHMYELEKIKMRANEDVVVNQFVNRSLYNKSYVTVGKIALIFIIACLSFIVMKAM, encoded by the coding sequence ATGTCGAGTTCCTACTGTAgttgtgaggaaacacaaaagtGTTTTTGTGGCATCCCTGTTGCTATTATGAAGTCTTGGACGCCTACAAATCCTGGAAGAAGGTTTGAGGCTTGCAAGTTTTATAACCCAAACAGTGGGTTTCGTGGCTGCAAATTCTTTCGATGGTATGACAAACCACAAACTGAATGGCAGCGAGATGCTATAAATGAGCTGAAATTGGAGAATAAGCATTTAAAGTGTGATGTTCAAATGTTGACTGAAGAAGTGGAGTGGCTCAAACAAGAGAGGAAAAAACATATGTATGAGCTTGAGAAGATAAAGATGAGAGCAAATGAAGATGTTGTTGTTAACCAATTTGTTAATCGATCATTGTATAACAAGAGTTATGTAACTGTAGGCAAAATAGCTTTGATATTCATAATAGCTTGTCTATCATTCATTGTTATGAAAGCTATGTAA